In Miscanthus floridulus cultivar M001 chromosome 5, ASM1932011v1, whole genome shotgun sequence, one genomic interval encodes:
- the LOC136451675 gene encoding AP2/ERF and B3 domain-containing protein Os01g0141000-like, whose protein sequence is MAALHLMLSRQSSRFKGVVPQPNGRWGVQIYDRHARVWLGTFPDEEIAARAYDVAAVRFRGRGAITNFPEERASAGELAFLSAHSKSEIVDMLRKHTYAAELRQGLRRGRGMGARAQPTPSWARKLLFEKVVTPSDVGKLNRLVVPKQQAEKHFPLKHGPETITGKGVLLNFEDGEGKVWRFRYSYWNSSQSYVLTKGWSRFVRAKGLRAGDTVAFSKSVCGQDNQLLIGCRKTPKKQDEGTAEAIADAVEARVIKLFGVDIAGGGHSESSSYNTCK, encoded by the coding sequence ATGGCGGCGCTGCACCTGATGCTGTCGCGCCAGTCGTCGAGGTTCAAGGGCGTCGTGCCACAGCCGAACGGGCGCTGGGGCGTGCAGATCTACGACCGTCACGCGCGCGTGTGGCTCGGCACGTTTCCGGACGAGGAGATCGCCGCGCGCGCCTACGACGTGGCTGCCGTCCGCTTCCGCGGTCGCGGGGCTATCACCAACTTCCCGGAGGAGCGGGCGTCCGCGGGTGAGCTCGCCTTCTTGTCGGCGCACTCCAAGTCGGAGATTGTGGACATGCTCCGGAAGCACACCTACGCCGCCGAGCTGCGCCAGGGCCTGCGCCGCGGCCGCGGCATGGGCGCGCGCGCGCAGCCGACGCCGTCGTGGGCTCGGAAGCTGCTCTTCGAGAAGGTCGTGACGCCGAGTGACGTTGGCAAGCTCAACCGTCTCGTCGTGCCCAAGCAGCAAGCGGAGAAGCACTTCCCGCTGAAGCACGGACCAGAGACGATCACCGGCAAGGGTGTGCTCCTCAACTTTGAGGACGGCGAGGGCAAGGTGTGGCGGTTCCGGTATTCGTACTGGAACAGCAGCCAGAGCTACGTGCTTACCAAGGGCTGGAGCCGCTTCGTGCGGGCGAAGGGCCTCCGAGCCGGCGACACTGTTGCTTTCTCCAAATCAGTGTGTGGGCAGGACAATCAGCTACTCATCGGCTGTAGGAAGACGCCAAAGAAGCAAGACGAAGGCACGGCCGAAGCGATTGCAGATGCCGTGGAGGCCCGTGTCATCAAGCTGTTCGGCGTTGACATTGCCGGTGGAGGGCATAGCGAGAGTTCTTCATATAACACATGCAAATGA